In the genome of Dethiobacter alkaliphilus AHT 1, the window ACTGGTGACCATGCCCATGCGGGTCACCGATGAATTGTGTGCTGTCTTGGAAAAACATTCACCGGTGTATATTAATACCCATTTTAATAATCCTGCCGAAGTGACTCCTGCGGTGGCAGAAGCCACACGCAAACTGACCAGGGCCGGTGTTTCCCTGGGCAATCAGGCAGTACTTCTGGCCGGTGTCAATGATGACCCCCATGTTATGAAAAAGCTGAATCATATGCTGCTGCAGGTAATGATTCGCCCCTACTACATTTTCCATGCCAAAGCCGTTACCGGAACCGCTCATTTCCGCACCCGGGTTGAAGTGGGTATTGAAATTATGGAACATTTGCGCGGACAGACTTCCGGCATGGCCATTCCCACCTTTATTGTTAATGCTCCGGAAGGTTACGGTAAAACACCGATGCTGCCGGAATACCTTATTTCTTCCGGCCGTGACAAAATCTTTATCCGTACCTGGGAAAACCGTGTATTTGAGTATGACAACAGAGAATAAGATTAAAAACTGCCGGAGCTAATCCGGTAGTTTTTTGTACTACCGGAAATTATAACGCTTCGCAGTTTGCGAAGCTGCTTAGGTAACCCGTTTTAATATACACGCGTAGAGGGAACTGAATAAGCATGCTATTTTTTGTTGTCGCAATATCTGCATAAGAAGGAATCATCCGCCATTCGTAGAATGATATGGAAAGTGCCGGAGGTGAGGGTTATGCGGGATTTACCTTTCTGGGTTGCGCTGAGCAAGGTGTCGACACTGGGGGCAAGACGAATTCTGCGGCTCATCGCATATTTTGGTACTGCTGAGAAAGCTTTTTTGGCATCAATGGATGATTTACTGGCTGCGGGCTTGCCGGTGAAGGCGGCTCGGGCTCTTTGTGATGAACGTGAAGGGCTGGATCCGCACCGGGTGGCAGAAGAGGTGCATGGGTCCGGGTTTGGCGTTTTGACATTGGCCTGTGCCGGATACCCGCTGCTGTTGGCGGAGATTTATGATCCGCCTGCCGTTTTATATTACCGGGGAGACATTGACGTGTTGTCCACCCCCTGTGTGGCCATGGTGGGTTCCAGAAAAGCCACTGAGTACGGAAAGAATGCTGCGCTGAAGCTGGCGGGGCAGCTTGCCGCCGCCGGGATTACGGTGGTCAGCGGTATGGCCCGCGGTATAGATACCTGGGCACACGCCGGTGCCCTGGGTGCAGGCGGCCCCACCATTGCAGTTCTGGGATGCGGCCCCGATGTCTGCTATCCACCGGAAAACCTTAAGCTAAGGGAGAAAATAGTCTCCGGTGGTATAATACTTAGCGAATTTCCGCCGGGAACTCAGCCTAAACCGGGCCATTTTCCTTTGCGAAACCGTATTATCAGCGGCCTGTCCCGGGCCACGGTGGTGGTGGAGGCCGCGGAAAAAAGCGGTGCGTTAATTACTGCCGATTGTG includes:
- the dprA gene encoding DNA-processing protein DprA gives rise to the protein MRDLPFWVALSKVSTLGARRILRLIAYFGTAEKAFLASMDDLLAAGLPVKAARALCDEREGLDPHRVAEEVHGSGFGVLTLACAGYPLLLAEIYDPPAVLYYRGDIDVLSTPCVAMVGSRKATEYGKNAALKLAGQLAAAGITVVSGMARGIDTWAHAGALGAGGPTIAVLGCGPDVCYPPENLKLREKIVSGGIILSEFPPGTQPKPGHFPLRNRIISGLSRATVVVEAAEKSGALITADCALEHGREVFAVPGNVNSPYSRGCHRLLKEGAAMAEKAADILAALGMSEQETAATKAVQLSDTQASVLETLQYEPAHFDEIADRCGLPAPQLAATLVELELAGLLRKLPGNFFLRV